A single window of Nitrospirota bacterium DNA harbors:
- a CDS encoding DUF6036 family nucleotidyltransferase, translated as MELDFQSIFKELNKLKVDYLVVGGLAVNFHGVPRMTYDIDLMILLQPENINKLVTKLIDWDYRPKVPINPMELADEAKRNSWIQEKGMTALNFYSETSPIGEIDIVLDSPIPYDELKNRAVVIELQEEKILTVSIHDLIKLKQKSGRKQDIADVEYLKMILER; from the coding sequence ATGGAATTAGATTTCCAGAGCATATTTAAGGAGCTTAATAAACTGAAGGTTGATTATCTTGTCGTAGGAGGATTGGCTGTCAATTTTCATGGTGTTCCGAGAATGACCTATGATATTGATCTTATGATATTGCTTCAACCAGAAAATATCAACAAACTGGTAACAAAGCTTATCGATTGGGACTACCGTCCAAAAGTTCCAATTAATCCTATGGAACTTGCTGATGAAGCAAAAAGGAATTCCTGGATCCAGGAAAAGGGAATGACGGCATTAAATTTTTACAGTGAGACATCACCCATTGGAGAAATTGACATTGTCCTTGATTCACCGATTCCTTACGATGAACTGAAAAACAGGGCTGTCGTGATCGAGCTTCAAGAAGAAAAAATACTTACTGTCTCAATTCATGATCTCATTAAGCTTAAGCAGAAGTCAGGCCGTAAACAGGACATCGCAGATGTAGAATACCTGAAGA
- the carA gene encoding glutamine-hydrolyzing carbamoyl-phosphate synthase small subunit produces MVKKAILALADGMIFEGESFGSEGEAIGEVVFNTSMTGYQEILTDPSYKGQIVTMTYTQIGNYGVNEEDIESNGGPKVEGFVVKEYLDYPSNWQSTDSIDAYLKKYEIVGIQDIDTRALTRHLRNYGAQMGIISTIDLEPASLLKKVRAHPGISAFDLVKEVTTRGSYKWTEEKKLLNVTSGLQDFRTSGLKRVVVYDFGVKFNILRNLVDAGFDVTVVPAQTPIEKVLEIDPDGIVLSNGPGDPETVTYAIKNTKRLMGKKPIFGICLGHQILGLAMGGRTYKLKFGHHGGNHPVKDLSTGGVEITAQNHNYCVDIKSLNGQVKLTHKNLYDGTEEGMEHVELPIFSAQYHPEAGPGPNDSAYLFKRFRDMIERFQ; encoded by the coding sequence ATGGTAAAAAAGGCAATCCTTGCATTGGCTGACGGAATGATTTTCGAAGGTGAGTCTTTTGGCTCAGAAGGGGAAGCCATCGGTGAGGTGGTATTCAACACCAGTATGACAGGCTATCAGGAGATACTCACAGACCCATCCTATAAGGGACAGATAGTAACCATGACCTACACCCAGATTGGGAATTACGGTGTGAATGAAGAGGATATTGAATCTAATGGTGGCCCGAAGGTTGAGGGCTTTGTTGTGAAAGAGTATCTTGATTATCCAAGTAACTGGCAATCTACAGATTCTATTGATGCCTATCTTAAAAAGTATGAAATAGTTGGGATTCAAGACATTGATACAAGGGCGCTGACAAGACATCTCAGAAATTATGGTGCACAGATGGGGATAATCTCCACGATAGATTTAGAACCAGCAAGTCTGCTTAAAAAAGTAAGAGCACATCCTGGGATTTCTGCATTTGACCTTGTAAAAGAGGTGACAACAAGAGGGTCATATAAATGGACAGAAGAAAAAAAACTTCTTAATGTAACTTCAGGACTTCAGGACTTCAGGACTTCAGGACTTAAAAGGGTTGTTGTCTATGACTTCGGCGTCAAGTTTAATATTCTGAGGAACCTTGTTGATGCTGGCTTTGATGTAACCGTTGTGCCTGCTCAGACCCCAATAGAGAAAGTGCTTGAGATAGATCCTGATGGGATAGTTTTGAGTAACGGTCCAGGCGACCCTGAGACGGTGACTTACGCCATAAAGAATACAAAAAGGCTCATGGGCAAAAAGCCTATTTTTGGAATCTGTCTTGGTCATCAGATACTGGGGCTTGCAATGGGTGGCAGGACATACAAACTTAAATTTGGACATCACGGTGGGAATCATCCTGTTAAAGATTTATCCACAGGCGGGGTTGAGATTACAGCACAGAATCATAACTACTGTGTTGATATTAAAAGTCTTAATGGTCAGGTTAAATTAACACACAAAAATCTATATGATGGGACAGAGGAGGGCATGGAACATGTGGAGTTACCAATATTCTCTGCTCAGTATCACCCAGAGGCAGGGCCTGGACCGAATGACTCAGCATATCTGTTTAAGAGGTTCAGGGACATGATTGAGAGATTTCAATAG